From the genome of Patescibacteria group bacterium, one region includes:
- the nrdD gene encoding anaerobic ribonucleoside-triphosphate reductase: MQRTPCEVYSRVVGYIRPVNQWNKGKRAEFADRKEYNKQLAG, translated from the coding sequence ATGCAACGCACACCCTGTGAGGTGTATTCCCGAGTAGTCGGCTATATTCGCCCTGTCAATCAGTGGAACAAGGGGAAAAGAGCAGAATTTGCAGACAGAAAAGAATATAACAAGCAGCTAGCCGGGTAA
- a CDS encoding MGMT family protein has protein sequence MTILEKKILSLVNKIPKGKVTTYGLLALKIGNSRLARVVGNAVHKNLNIIVVPCHRVVKSDGQIGNYRLGIAKKTELLQNEGIKIKAGKILNFTDVLYNFN, from the coding sequence ATGACGATTTTAGAAAAAAAGATTTTATCTTTAGTTAACAAAATCCCCAAGGGGAAAGTAACAACTTATGGCCTTTTAGCGTTAAAAATAGGTAATAGCCGTTTAGCGCGTGTTGTAGGAAATGCTGTACATAAAAATTTAAATATAATCGTGGTTCCTTGCCATCGGGTAGTCAAAAGTGATGGCCAGATCGGCAATTATCGCCTGGGTATTGCCAAAAAGACAGAATTGTTGCAAAATGAGGGTATAAAAATAAAGGCAGGTAAAATTTTAAATTTTACTGATGTCCTTTATAATTTTAATTAA
- a CDS encoding trypsin-like peptidase domain-containing protein has product MFAQNNSQEKIFSKNLIVLVLIFSLIFGGLAGAGTTFLILNNSGKAGILNIQSQEQNNSNLTNNAGTSGIDLEAATISAVKKTQPSVVSIIISKEVSAVQTPNFNDFFQLGFPFQFNFGEPAQPAPSQDQKPQKQEIGGGSGFIVSNDGLIITNKHVVADDAASYTVLTNDGKKYEAKVLAKDPTNDLAVIKIEAKDLTPLTLGDSDNIEVGQTVIAIGNALGEYRNTVTRGVISGINRTVQAGGQGFTETLEEAIQTDAAINPGNSGGPLLNLKGEVIGMNTAISQSGQLVGFAIPINEAKQDIESVQKTGKIVRPYLGVRYVLINKEIVEANKLSVDYGALISRGQTADELAVVPGSPADKAGLVENDIILEINGQKIDESHSLARLLAKYAPGDEVELKISHKGEEKTVKVKLEERKD; this is encoded by the coding sequence ATGTTTGCACAAAATAATAGTCAGGAGAAAATTTTTTCTAAAAATTTAATAGTTTTGGTTTTGATTTTTAGTTTGATTTTTGGCGGTTTAGCCGGAGCAGGCACAACTTTTTTAATTTTAAATAATTCAGGCAAGGCGGGTATTTTAAATATTCAATCCCAAGAGCAGAATAATTCTAATTTGACTAATAATGCAGGCACCTCCGGCATTGACTTAGAAGCGGCAACTATCAGCGCAGTTAAAAAAACTCAACCTTCAGTTGTCAGTATAATTATTTCCAAAGAAGTCAGCGCTGTGCAGACTCCCAATTTTAATGATTTTTTCCAGCTTGGTTTTCCTTTTCAATTTAATTTTGGCGAACCTGCCCAGCCTGCTCCTTCTCAAGATCAAAAGCCGCAAAAGCAGGAGATTGGCGGTGGTTCTGGTTTTATTGTTTCCAATGATGGCTTAATCATTACCAACAAACACGTGGTGGCAGATGATGCCGCAAGTTATACTGTTTTAACCAATGATGGCAAAAAATATGAGGCTAAAGTTTTAGCCAAAGATCCAACAAATGATTTGGCGGTCATAAAAATAGAGGCCAAAGATTTAACCCCATTAACTTTAGGCGATTCTGATAATATTGAAGTTGGCCAAACAGTGATTGCGATTGGCAATGCCCTGGGAGAATATAGAAATACTGTTACCAGAGGTGTAATTAGTGGGATTAACAGGACAGTCCAGGCTGGCGGCCAGGGATTTACAGAAACTCTGGAAGAAGCGATCCAGACTGATGCAGCTATTAATCCGGGCAATTCAGGCGGTCCGCTTTTAAATTTAAAAGGCGAGGTCATTGGCATGAATACCGCAATTTCCCAATCAGGCCAATTAGTTGGCTTTGCCATACCGATCAATGAAGCCAAACAAGACATAGAGAGCGTGCAAAAAACTGGCAAAATTGTCAGGCCATATTTGGGTGTGCGTTATGTTCTTATCAATAAAGAAATTGTTGAGGCTAATAAATTATCAGTTGATTATGGCGCTTTAATTTCCCGAGGCCAGACAGCAGATGAACTGGCTGTGGTGCCTGGTTCTCCGGCTGATAAAGCGGGCTTGGTTGAAAATGATATTATTTTGGAAATAAATGGCCAGAAAATTGATGAGAGCCATTCATTGGCCAGACTTTTGGCAAAATATGCGCCGGGCGATGAAGTTGAACTTAAGATTTCACACAAAGGGGAAGAAAAGACTGTTAAGGTTAAATTGGAGGAAAGGAAGGATTGA
- a CDS encoding four helix bundle protein: MKFERFEDIIAWQKSKELVISAYACFKECIDYSFRNQIQRAVISIMNNIAEGFERKTNKEFIRFLYMAKGSCGEARSMLYLALELKYISREDFEKNYNMALEISKILSGLIKSL; the protein is encoded by the coding sequence ATGAAATTTGAACGATTTGAGGATATTATTGCTTGGCAAAAAAGTAAAGAATTAGTCATTTCTGCCTATGCTTGTTTTAAAGAATGCATAGATTATAGTTTTAGGAATCAAATACAAAGAGCTGTTATTTCAATTATGAATAATATTGCCGAAGGATTTGAGAGAAAAACAAACAAGGAATTTATAAGATTTTTATATATGGCCAAGGGTTCGTGCGGAGAAGCAAGATCAATGTTATATTTAGCTTTAGAATTAAAATATATTTCAAGAGAAGATTTTGAAAAAAATTATAATATGGCATTAGAAATTTCAAAAATATTATCAGGATTAATAAAATCTTTATAA
- a CDS encoding anaerobic ribonucleoside-triphosphate reductase activating protein codes for MLKIGGLQKITLIDYPGHLAATIFLAGCNFHCGFCHNPGLVEIKPGREFISAQEILDYLCKRKGILEAVCISGGEPLIQPDLKDFLAQIKSLGYLIKLDTNGFNPAFLKELLAQNLIDYIAMDIKASLAKYGEITNVKSDFKNIEESIKIILAGNLPYEFRTTVLPKFHDPKEMAKIGQMITGAKNYYLQNFRNFKTLDPSFAQEQAFTEAELQKLREIALKYVKNCEIRN; via the coding sequence ATGTTAAAGATCGGCGGTTTGCAAAAAATAACTTTAATTGATTATCCTGGCCATTTAGCAGCTACGATTTTTTTAGCTGGCTGTAATTTTCATTGCGGTTTTTGCCATAACCCTGGTTTGGTAGAAATTAAACCCGGCCGAGAGTTTATTTCTGCCCAAGAAATTTTAGATTATTTATGCAAAAGAAAAGGGATTTTGGAAGCTGTCTGCATTAGTGGCGGTGAACCCTTAATCCAGCCGGATTTAAAGGATTTTTTAGCTCAAATTAAGTCTTTGGGTTATTTAATTAAACTGGACACCAATGGGTTTAACCCCGCTTTCTTAAAAGAATTACTAGCCCAGAATTTAATAGATTATATTGCCATGGATATTAAAGCTTCGCTTGCTAAATATGGGGAGATTACAAATGTAAAATCTGATTTTAAAAATATAGAAGAAAGCATCAAGATAATTTTGGCAGGGAACTTGCCATATGAATTTAGAACAACTGTTTTGCCAAAATTTCATGACCCAAAGGAGATGGCAAAAATCGGGCAAATGATTACTGGCGCAAAAAATTACTATTTGCAAAATTTTAGAAATTTTAAAACTCTGGATCCCTCTTTTGCGCAAGAGCAGGCTTTTACCGAGGCTGAATTGCAAAAATTAAGAGAAATAGCCTTAAAATACGTTAAAAATTGTGAAATCAGGAATTAG